A region of the Sandaracinaceae bacterium genome:
AGAGATCCTCGAGGCTGGTACGTGCCAGGAGGCGCGCGAGGTGCTCGAGCGAGAGCCCGACGTCGACGTCGTGCTGACCGACGTCATGCTCCCCGACGGGCAGGGCTTCACCGTGGTCGACCACGTCCACGCGAGCCGCGCCGCGGTGATCGTCATGACCGGCCAGGCGGTGCTGGACCACGCGATCACGGCGCTCCGGCACGGCGCCGACGACTTCCTGACCAAGCCCTTCTCGCTCGAGGCCCTCGACCACTCGCTCGAGCGCGTCCAGAGCGCCCGCTCGCTCGGGATGGCGCCGCCGGCCAGCGAGACCGATCTGGCCGCCTGGCGCACCGAGCACTGCCCGGAGATCATCGGCGAGGACGCGACCCTCATGCGGGTCTTCGACATCGTCCGGCGCGTGGCCGACACCGACTGCTCGGTGCTCATCACCGGCGAGACCGGCACGGGCAAGGAGCTGATCGCCCAGGCCATCCACCGCGCGAGCGGGCGCCGCAAGGGCGCGTTCGTGCCGATGAACTGCGCGGCGATCCCCGAGAACCTCATGGAGAGCGAGCTCTTCGGCCACGCCAAGGGAGCCTTCACGGGCGCCACCAACGCGCACAAGGGCCGCTTCCAGGTCGCGGACGGGGGCACGCTCCTGCTCGACGAGATCGGCGAGATGGACCTGTCCCTCCAGGCGAAGCTCCTCCGGGTGCTGCAGGAGGGGGAGATCCGACCGGTCGGTGAGTCGAAGAGCCACAAGGTCGACGTGCGCGTGGTCGCCGCGACTCACCGCGACGTCGAGGAGATGGCCGAGACGGGTCGCTTCCGCGAGGACCTGCTCTACCGGCTCGACGTCATCCGGATCGAGCTCCCGTCGCTGCGCCAGCGGCCCGGCGACATCCCCCACCTCGTCGGCCACTTCATCAGCGAGGCCGCCCGTCGCCGGAACCGGAACATCACCCGCATCGAGGACGCCGCGCTCGCGGCCCTGCAGGGCTTCGACTGGCCGGGCAACGTGCGGCAACTTCGCCACACCGTGGAGCGCATGGTCGTGCTCGCGCAGGGCGAGACCCTGACCCTCGACGACGTGCCGGCCCGGATCCGCGAGGCGAGCGGGGCGACGGCGGGCGGCGGGGGCGGCTCCCCCATCCTGCCCGAGGCGGGGCTCGATCTGCGCGACGCGGTCGAGCAGTTCGAGAACGCGCTCATCGTCCAGGCGCTGGAGCGGACCGGCTGGAACAAGAACCAGGCGGCGTCGATCCTCCAGATGAACCGGACCACTCTGGTCGAGAAGCTGAAGAAGAAGGGCATCTCCAAAAGCCACGTGGCGGCCTGACGGATCCGTCGGGCCGCCGAGCCGCGAGAGGGCGCGTGAGCCGAGAGGCCGCGCGCCCTTCGCACGTCCGTCGTGGGGGGCCAGCGAGAGCCCCGCTGTGCGACATGTCGGTTGTGGAGAGCACGCCTGGACATAAGAGCCTCACCGAGCGGTGTCGGATCAGAAGGACGAATCGCGGGGTGACGAAGACGAGCCTCCGCTGACGGTGGCAGGAGTGGGCGCGTCCGCGGGCGGGCTGCAGGCCCTGCAGGAGCTGCTCGCCGGCCTCCCCAACCGCCTGCCGGCCGCGCTGGTGGTCGTGCAGCACCTCTCGCCGGACTTCGAGTCCAAGATGGACGAGCTGCTGGCGGCGCACACCGACTGGCGCATCCAGGTGGCCGAGCACGAGCAGCCGCTCGAGCGGGGCGTGATCTACCTGATGCCCCCGAAGGTGGAGATGATCGTCTCCGCGGGGCGCCTCCTGCTCAAGGATCGCGAGCCCGACCCCGGCGTCTGGCTTCCCATCGACACCTTCCTGCGCTCGCTGGCCGAAGACGTGGGCCCGCGCGCCTGCGCGGTGATCCTCTCCGGGACGGGGAGCGACGGCAGCCGCGGCTGCACGGCGGTCCACCAGGCGGGCGGGCTCGTGGTCTCGCAGGACCCAGCGTCCGCGCGGTTCGACGGCATGCCGATGAGCGCCATCGACACCGGGCACGTCGACCTCGTGCTCGGCCCGGCCCAGATCGGCGAGGCGATCGCCCGCTACAGCGAGCGCGTCTCCCGCGACGAGCGCCCCTTCCTCGTGGAAGAGCAGCACGAGGGGCTCGAGGGGATCTTCGAGATCCTGGCCAAGGACACCGGGGTCGACTTCGGCGCGTACAAGTCCAGCACGATCGGCCGGCGCCTCGATCGCCGCCTCCTGATGACGGGCGCGCGCGACCTCGACGAGTACCTCGACAAGCTCCGCGAGAGCCCCGTCGAGCGAGAGGCCCTCTACCGGGACCTGCTCATCGGCGTCACGAGCTTCTTCCGGGACGCGGACGCGTTCGCCAAGCTCGAGAAGAACGTCCTGCCGGAGCTCATCGAGAACCTCGACGAGGGCCAGCCGCTGCGCGTGTGGTCCGCGGCCTGCGCGACGGGCGAGGAGGCCTACTCCATCGCGGTCGCGGTGCACGAGGCCTTCCGCCAGGCGAACCGCAAGCCGCGGCTGCGCCTCTTCGCGACCGACGTGCATAGAGGCTCGCTCGAGGTCGCGTCGAGCGGCGTCTACGGCGAGGAGGCGCTCGCGGACATGAGCAAGGAGCGCCGCGACCGCTACTTCGCACGCGAGGGGGAGCGGTTCCGGGTGCGGGACGAGGTGCGCAACCAGATCGTCTTCGCGTACCACAACGTCCTGCGCGACGCGCCGTTCACACGGCTCGACCTCGTCATCTGCCGCAACCTGCTCATCTACTTCCGGCCGCAGGCCCAGCGGAAAGCCCTCGCGCTCTTCCACTTCGGGCTGAAGAGCCAGGGCATCCTGATGCTCGGTCCGAGCGAGAGCCCCGGCAGCCTCGCCGAGGAGCTGACCCCGGTGCACCGCCGCTGGAAGCTCTATCGCAAGCGCCGCGAGGTCCGCCTCCCGCCGGAGCTGCGCTCGCTCACCCGGGCGCGCCGCAAGCCCGAGCCCCTGCGCAGCAGCCCGGACGACCTGCTCGAGCGCTCGCGGCGGGTGCTTCTGGAGCGCTACGCGCCGGCCAGCCTGATCGTCTCGGGCGACCACACCCTGCTGCGGAGCGAGGGCGGAGCGAGCCGCTACCTGACCCATCGAGAGGGCGCCGCGTCGCTCCAGATCCTCGACATGGTCGACGGCGAGCTGAAGTACGCGCTGGCCAGCTCCCTGAAGCGGGCGCGGGAGCATGGCCCCGGCAAGCCGGTCCGCTTCGAGGCGGTGCCGCACCGCAGCGCCGATCAGGAGCAGATGCTCGCGATCACCGCGGAGCTGCTCGACGGCGAGGTCGAGGCGTTCCTGGTCACCTTCGAAGAGCGCGCGCCGGCGGAGCCGGTCGTGATGGACGCGGACGAGCAGCCGCGCGATGGCCTGGCGCGAGAGCGAGTGGAGTCGCTGGAGCTCGAGCTCCGCTACGCGAAGGAGAACCTCCAGGCGACCGTGGAGGAGATGGAGGCGTCCAACGAGGAGCTCCAGGCCACCAACGAAGAGCTGATCGCCTCCAACGAGGAGCTCCACAGCGCGAACGAGGAGCTGCAGTCGGTCAACGAGGAGCTCTACACGGTCAACGCGGAGCACCAGCAGAAGATCTCGGAGCTGCAGCAGCTGACCAACGACGTCGAGCACCTGCTGGAGGCGACGGAGGTCCACACGGTCTTCCTCGACAGCGAGCTCCGCATCCGGAAGTTCACGCCGAAGATGGCGGAGACCTTCCACCTGATCGACCGCGACCTCGGCCGGCCGATCGAGTCCTTCTCCCACCGCCTCGACCACCCCGACCTGGGCCGCGATCTGTACGCGGCGCGCGACGAGGGTCGTCGCATCGAGCGCGAGGTCGAGGACGGGGACGGGCACTGCTATCTGATGCGGGTCCTGCCCTATCAGCCGCGCGAGAAGGTCGAGGGCGTGGTGCTCACGCTGATCGACATCTCCGCCGTGCGCCGCACCGAAGCGCGGCTCGAGCTGCGCGAGATGGAGCTCGAGGCCATCCTCGAGCACAGCCCGTTCGCGATCACCGCGCGGGACCCGTCGGGGCGCTTGCGCATGGCGAGCCGCGAGGCGCGTCGGCTGTTCGGGATCGAGGAGAGCGACGTCCCGACCCGGCTCGAGCGGACCGATCGCCAGGTGCTCGAGAGCGGCGAGCCAGCCGTGATCGAAGAGGCATGCGACGTGGACGGCGCCTCGCGCACGTTCCTCACCTCCAAGTTCGCGCTCCCGGGCCCCGAGGGCGCGAACGTGGGCGTCGCGAGCATCAGCCTCGACATCACCGACCGCAAGTTCGTCGAGGAGCAGCAGCGCCGCGCGGTCGAGCAGCGTGACCGCTTCCTGGCCATGCTCTCGCACGAGCTGCGCAACCCGCTCGCCGCGATCGCCAACGCGGCGCACGTGGTCGAGCGCTCCGACGAGGCCGACTTCGGACGCGCCATCGGGGTCATGAAGCGCCAGACGCAGCACGTGCGCGATCTGCTCGAGGATCTCCTCGACGTCAGCCGCCTGACGATGGATCGGCTGGAGATGCGCAAGAAGCCGGTCTCGCTGCAGACCGTGGTCGAGCGCAGCCTCGAGGCGGTGATGGGCGCCGCGCGCTCACGCGGCGTGAAGCTCCAGGGCCCCGAGCGGGTGCCCGAGCTGCGGCTCTTGGCCGACCCCTCGCGCCTCCAGCAGATGCTGACCAACGTCCTGATGAACGGCGTGAAGTTCACCGACCGCGGCCGCGCGGTGAGACTGAGCGTGGAGGTCGAGGGCGGGCGCGCCCGCGTGCGCATCCGGGACGAAGGCGTCGGCATGGCGCCCGAGGAGGCGGCCCGGATCTTCGAGCTGTTCTACCAGCGCGAGCAGGACATCGATCGCTCGATGGGCGGGCTCGGCGTGGGCCTCAGCCTCGCGCGGAAGATCGCGGAGGCGCACGACGGCAGCATCCGCGCGTCGAGCGAGGGCCGCGACAAGGGCACCGAGGTGGAGATCGAGCTGCCGCTGCCGGCGCACGCGCCCGACGCGGACGAGGACGACGAGCCGAGCGGGATCCGTGACGCCGCCTCGCTGAAGGTGGTCGTGGTGGAGGATCAGGACGACAACCGCGAGATGCTCGAGATGCTCGTCCAGATGCGAGGCCACCAGACGGTCTCGGTGGCGGACGGGGAGAGCGCGATCGACGCGATCG
Encoded here:
- a CDS encoding sigma-54 dependent transcriptional regulator, whose protein sequence is MSKILIVEDEETLRRSLARHLRRRGEEILEAGTCQEAREVLEREPDVDVVLTDVMLPDGQGFTVVDHVHASRAAVIVMTGQAVLDHAITALRHGADDFLTKPFSLEALDHSLERVQSARSLGMAPPASETDLAAWRTEHCPEIIGEDATLMRVFDIVRRVADTDCSVLITGETGTGKELIAQAIHRASGRRKGAFVPMNCAAIPENLMESELFGHAKGAFTGATNAHKGRFQVADGGTLLLDEIGEMDLSLQAKLLRVLQEGEIRPVGESKSHKVDVRVVAATHRDVEEMAETGRFREDLLYRLDVIRIELPSLRQRPGDIPHLVGHFISEAARRRNRNITRIEDAALAALQGFDWPGNVRQLRHTVERMVVLAQGETLTLDDVPARIREASGATAGGGGGSPILPEAGLDLRDAVEQFENALIVQALERTGWNKNQAASILQMNRTTLVEKLKKKGISKSHVAA
- a CDS encoding chemotaxis protein CheB, with translation MSDQKDESRGDEDEPPLTVAGVGASAGGLQALQELLAGLPNRLPAALVVVQHLSPDFESKMDELLAAHTDWRIQVAEHEQPLERGVIYLMPPKVEMIVSAGRLLLKDREPDPGVWLPIDTFLRSLAEDVGPRACAVILSGTGSDGSRGCTAVHQAGGLVVSQDPASARFDGMPMSAIDTGHVDLVLGPAQIGEAIARYSERVSRDERPFLVEEQHEGLEGIFEILAKDTGVDFGAYKSSTIGRRLDRRLLMTGARDLDEYLDKLRESPVEREALYRDLLIGVTSFFRDADAFAKLEKNVLPELIENLDEGQPLRVWSAACATGEEAYSIAVAVHEAFRQANRKPRLRLFATDVHRGSLEVASSGVYGEEALADMSKERRDRYFAREGERFRVRDEVRNQIVFAYHNVLRDAPFTRLDLVICRNLLIYFRPQAQRKALALFHFGLKSQGILMLGPSESPGSLAEELTPVHRRWKLYRKRREVRLPPELRSLTRARRKPEPLRSSPDDLLERSRRVLLERYAPASLIVSGDHTLLRSEGGASRYLTHREGAASLQILDMVDGELKYALASSLKRAREHGPGKPVRFEAVPHRSADQEQMLAITAELLDGEVEAFLVTFEERAPAEPVVMDADEQPRDGLARERVESLELELRYAKENLQATVEEMEASNEELQATNEELIASNEELHSANEELQSVNEELYTVNAEHQQKISELQQLTNDVEHLLEATEVHTVFLDSELRIRKFTPKMAETFHLIDRDLGRPIESFSHRLDHPDLGRDLYAARDEGRRIEREVEDGDGHCYLMRVLPYQPREKVEGVVLTLIDISAVRRTEARLELREMELEAILEHSPFAITARDPSGRLRMASREARRLFGIEESDVPTRLERTDRQVLESGEPAVIEEACDVDGASRTFLTSKFALPGPEGANVGVASISLDITDRKFVEEQQRRAVEQRDRFLAMLSHELRNPLAAIANAAHVVERSDEADFGRAIGVMKRQTQHVRDLLEDLLDVSRLTMDRLEMRKKPVSLQTVVERSLEAVMGAARSRGVKLQGPERVPELRLLADPSRLQQMLTNVLMNGVKFTDRGRAVRLSVEVEGGRARVRIRDEGVGMAPEEAARIFELFYQREQDIDRSMGGLGVGLSLARKIAEAHDGSIRASSEGRDKGTEVEIELPLPAHAPDADEDDEPSGIRDAASLKVVVVEDQDDNREMLEMLVQMRGHQTVSVADGESAIDAIVDANPDLALVDIGLPGIDGYEVARRVRGRENGSAHFLVALTGYGRAEDKDKAEAAGFDRHLVKPMSKKELTRLLREAQLRRDRGA